Within Caproicibacterium argilliputei, the genomic segment CCAGAGACGGCACAGCGACCACCGCCGCCATGGCTGCCGCGCAGGCAATAGTCGCCGCCGTCAGCTTCCGATTCTTCGGTCTGCCCGGCTCAAACAGGGAGTGCGTGTCGCTGCGCATATTATAAGCGTGCGCCAGCTGTGAAAGGCTGAGCACGGCAAAGCCCATGGTTCTGCCAATAACCGGACTTGCCGGATTGGCGTCAAAGAAGACCCTGCCAATGGTATATGCCAGCAGGGAGAGCGCCCCAATCAAACAGCCCTCCACCAGAATGGACCAACCCAGCCCGTGTGCAAAAATACTGCTGCCGCGCCGAATTGGTTTTTTCTCCATCACGCCACGGTCAATCGGCTCCACCCCCAGTGCCAGCGCTGGGAACGAGTCCGTCACCAGATTGACCCACAGCAGCTGAATAGCCACCAGCGGCAGCGGCAGCCGCAGCAGAAAGCTGGTAAACACTGCAAGCAGTTCACCCACGTTGCAGGACAGCAGAAAATGAATGGTACGGCGGATATTGCTGTAAATGCCGCGCCCCTCACGCACCGCCTCCACAATGGTGGCAAAGTTGTCATCTGCCAAAATCATATCCGCCGCACCTTTTGCCACATCTGTGCCGCTGCGCCCCATGGCACAGCCGATGTCGGCGGCTTTCAGCGCAGGCGCGTCATTGACACCGTCCCCAGTCATGGCAACCACTTCGCCACGCGTCTGAAACGCCTGCACAATGCGCACCTTATGTTCCGGAGAAACCCGCGCAAAAACGGAATAAGCATAAATCTGCTTGGTCAGGCGATCCTGCGGCATCGCGTCCAGTTCCGGCCCGGTCAGCACTTTGCCGTCTGTCAGAATGCCCAGCGTGCGGGCTATCGCCGCCGCCGTGTCCGCGTGGTCGCCGGTAATCATGACCGGACGAATCCCCGCACACCGGCAAAGGCGCACAGCTTCCCGCACCTCCGGCCGCGGCGGATCCTCCATGCCGATTAAACCGAGAAACTGCAGGCCGCTTTCCAGCGCAGCATCCGTGACCCCGCTGAGCGCGGGAAGTTCTTTGACAGCAACCGCCAGAACACGCAGCGCGCGCGCCGCCATCTCATGATTCTGCCGCGGTGCGCAGCCGGTGCGGCATAGGGGTTCCAGTACATCCGGCGCCCCTTTGACAATCACACGGAACCGCCCGTCCGGCAGGCGCACCACCACCGTCATGCGCTTCCTTGCGGAGGAAAAAGGAACTTCCCGCACGCGGGGAAATTGGCGGTCCAGCATTGCTTTGCTGCCTGCCGCTTCACACAGGGCTGTTTCCGTGGCTTCTCCGAACACGTGGCTGCCATCCACCGTACAGTTGGTACAGAGAGCCGCGGCCTCCAGCAGCCGGCGCCCACGCGGCGTATGCACCGGAATCTTACCGGAAGCATCCCGCAGTTCGGTCACAGTCATGTGGTTCTGCGTCAGCGTACCGGTTTTGTCGCTGCAGATCACACTGGCACTGCCCAACGTTTCCACTGCCATCATGTGGCGCACAATCGCTTTGCGGTCTGCCATGCGGCGCATTCCGGCTGCCAGCACAATGGTTACAACCGCCGGCAGCCCTTCCGGGATGGCGGCCACCGCAAGCGAAATGGAAGTCAAAAGCATATCCAGTGGCTGCGTTCCCTGCACCAGCCCCATGAGAAAGATAACGCCGCAAAGTGCCAGCGCCCCGATACCCAAAACTTTGCCGGTTGCCTCCAGTTTTTTCTGCAGCGGTGTCTGCGGCGGCTCCTGCGCGGTCAGCATCCGGGCGATGTGCCCCATTTGCGTCTGCATACCGGTCGCAACAACAATGCCGCGCCCGTGGCCCGCGGCAATGCTTGTCGCGGCAAAACACAGGTTGCGCCGGTCGCCCAACGGCGTTTCCGCGCGGCAAAGCACGCGCTCGTCCTTGAAAACTGCCTTGCTTTCCCCCGTCAGTGCACTTTCCTGTGCACGCAGATTGACCGCCTGCGTCAGCCGAATGTCTGCCGGCACCAAGTCGCCAGCCTCCAGCAGCACCAGATCTCCCGGCACCAGGTCTTGCGCCGGAACCTGCAAGCGCCGCCCGTCCCGCTCCACTTTTGCAAGCGGTGCGGACAAATCCTGCAGGGCAGTCAGTGCCTTTTCCGCGCGGTCTTCCTGCACCAAGCCAATCACCGCGTTAACGTTGACAATTAGGAGTATAATAATGGAGTCTATGTAATCCGCGTCTCCCTGCACCCATGAGGTCAGAAAAGACACCGCCGCCGCAAGCAGCAGGATAATGACCATAAAATCCCGAAACTGTGCCAAAAAACGCCGCAGCAGCGACTTTCCCGGTGGCGGTGTTAAAGCATTGTGTCCATAGGTTTGCAGTCTGTGCGCGGCCTGTGCCGCAGAAAGCCCCTCCGTGTGTGTGCCGGTTTCCGCCGCACATTGCTCCGCAGAGAGTGTGTGCCATTGCTTCATTGGATTGTCATCCTCCCGCATTTAAAACTCTGTGCAATATGTCCTTAATTCATTACGAATAGTAAAAATTATTAGCATCAATTTCGCTTAGTTTTCCACTTTTGCACACCTATTATACAAAATTTTCTCTTTTTCTTGCCGCATATACCATCTGTATCCTTATTAAAGGTTTTCGAGCCCTATATCTTGATGGTTCTGGAAAACTAAAATTTCTCTTTTTTCTCTCTTGCATATGTATGTGAAACCAAGTACGATTATACTTGCACAGACAAAATCGCAGGGTTTCACAGGACAACGTATGTGACCGTTTGTCACAGCATTCACAAGCAAAAAGAGAAATAAGGAGAATCAAAAATGACAAAAGAAGAAATCGGTAAGACCGCAGTTGGCAACACACAGCTCATCTACTACGTTTATGGCACAGACGGAAGCTTTGGGGTCGCAATCTCGGAAATTAAAACCGAATCTGCTTCCGGCACAGTATCGGGTAATCGTGACCGGGCGGTCAACCTTGCGCAAACGCTGCTCCGCAACACGGTCTTTCCGGAAAACCTGTCTGAGGTACTGGAAGATTACAGCTTTCCTGACTAACACCGGTTTTTGCACCGGCGTGCGCGCCACCGCTTTGGCTTCAGCAAAACGGACAAAAACACAAAACACAATTCGCCTATAAAAACGAAAGCCCCGGAGTAAAAATCCGAGGCTTTCGTTTTTTCTCTATTCTATTTGAGTATGCCTTTTTCTTTCAAAAATGCACGCAGGTGCACGGCTTCCGGCGGCAACTCCTCATTGAGGGTACCGAAACTGACCGGCTCGGTGGTGCCGAGCGTTTTTTCAAGCTTGCTGCCGGCTTTTGGCGTGATATTCGATGTGGTATCAATCTCTATGTAATCATCGGCAGTCTTTTCGTCTTTCCCTGTAAACAAACTGGTATACGGTTTAAGCACGTCTTCATCGGCCAGTATTGCCTGCTGCAGTTCCAGTGCTTCCGACGCAGTCAGCGTATACTTCTTCGACTGTGCCTTCGTTTGTGCATTCCTGCTGAAGATATATACCGACTGCAAATCCTCCGGCTCCAGCAGGGTCATAGCAAACACGCTTTGCCGGACCTCTGCCAGATCGGTAATCCGCACAAAGTTTTCATTCGTGTGCGCTGATGAACCGGCGTAGTAAATGCGTGTCAGTGTTTTTCCATTCTTCAAATGGTAAGTCAACGAAAGCGGGTGATCCGTGCGGTTGATAATTCCATAAGTATACGGCTTGTGTGTGGAAACAAAGTCGTCGGCTATGCTGCGGTGCGCATTCGCCAGCGCCTGAATTTCGCTTTCTTCTGTCACCTTGGCCGGTACCGGATGGCTTGAGCCGGTCATACGTCCATCAACCTCTTTCACATCGGTCATGTAATACGTCGTCCCGAACTCCCCGACCTCCACGGAAGAAACATCCGCTGCCTGCGGAACATTCGTAACGAACCCTGTCACGTCATTTGTCACGCACAGAATGACCAACACCCAGGCTCCTACAAAAATGCCCAACGCCGGCAGCATTTTTTTCATGGTATGGAACCCGCGGCTGAAAATAACCTCCAACAGCAGGAACGTCAGGAGGCCGCCGAGGGCAATGCCCTGCAGGCACAAATTCGGATACACATTTGCCAGTACCATGCCGCCCAGCAGCGCCGCCGCTGTGGAAACCAAAAACTGAATCACCAGTTTGGGCACCGGAAAAGCAAAGCTGCTTTCGGCGCTCTCGCTTTTCCGGCGGCGGTACAGAACCGCCGCCGCGACAAGCACCAACACGCCGAACAGAAGCCAGTAAAGCAAAGTGCCGCCCGCCGAAGCCCCCTGCTCGCCGGAAATCAGCAAATACGGAGCAAGCAGCGCCGCGCCGCCGGGCGAGAACAATGTAGCGGGCAGGCTTGCTGCCTGCAGCAAGGCACTGGAATCATCCACAAAGCCCGGCAGAATATTGCACAGCAGCGCATTGCTCAGCCACAGCAGCATCGGCCAGCACAGATTGATGACGATGATGGACAGAATCGTGTTAAAGGTATTGCCGCAGCAAACGCAGACAAAAATGCTGAAGCTCAGCGCCGCAAAAAGCGGCAGCGCCAACTTTGCAAACAAGCCGACGGTACAGCCGGCCTGCGCCGCCAATCCGTTTGCCGCAACCACCGCGTCATTCAGCACACAGCCGACAAACAGCGGCAGCAGCACAACCACCAAGGATGTTCCCCAGCGGCCCAGCAGCATCGGCACCCGCCCCACCGGCACGGCGTGCAGCAAGTCCAGTGCGCGGCGGCTGTGCATATAGCTGAACAACGTCCCGATTAAAACCAAAATCAGCAGCAGCTCTATCGCAGCCGCCGCCATTCCCTGCACAAGCAGTGCGCTGGATCCATTGTATTGGTACCAGTCGATCGTGGCGTTCTGCACGCCCTCCCGCACATGGGAAAGCTGCATTCCCGTCATGAGCGGAAACAGAACCAGACAGGCAACCAGATTGATGCCCAGCAGGCCGCGCTCCGCTTTCAGCGACCAGAGAAATGTTTGAATGCCCTCCCGCAAGCGCTCACGCAAGGATACTGTCAATGTCATACCCGTTCACCTCCATTTCGCAGATAAAGACTTCCTCCAGCGTCAGCGGCAGTGCCTCTGACGCCAAAGGATGCAAAGATTCCAGAACCGCCAAAGCTTCTTCACGGCTGTTTTGCACAACCAGCTCCAAAATGGAGCCCTGCACCTTGCTCTGCAGAATTTTCAGCTTGGTCAGCGACGCCGGATCAATCATCGGGCGGAACACCGCCTGCACTTTGCAGATACCAAG encodes:
- a CDS encoding cation-translocating P-type ATPase; the protein is MKQWHTLSAEQCAAETGTHTEGLSAAQAAHRLQTYGHNALTPPPGKSLLRRFLAQFRDFMVIILLLAAAVSFLTSWVQGDADYIDSIIILLIVNVNAVIGLVQEDRAEKALTALQDLSAPLAKVERDGRRLQVPAQDLVPGDLVLLEAGDLVPADIRLTQAVNLRAQESALTGESKAVFKDERVLCRAETPLGDRRNLCFAATSIAAGHGRGIVVATGMQTQMGHIARMLTAQEPPQTPLQKKLEATGKVLGIGALALCGVIFLMGLVQGTQPLDMLLTSISLAVAAIPEGLPAVVTIVLAAGMRRMADRKAIVRHMMAVETLGSASVICSDKTGTLTQNHMTVTELRDASGKIPVHTPRGRRLLEAAALCTNCTVDGSHVFGEATETALCEAAGSKAMLDRQFPRVREVPFSSARKRMTVVVRLPDGRFRVIVKGAPDVLEPLCRTGCAPRQNHEMAARALRVLAVAVKELPALSGVTDAALESGLQFLGLIGMEDPPRPEVREAVRLCRCAGIRPVMITGDHADTAAAIARTLGILTDGKVLTGPELDAMPQDRLTKQIYAYSVFARVSPEHKVRIVQAFQTRGEVVAMTGDGVNDAPALKAADIGCAMGRSGTDVAKGAADMILADDNFATIVEAVREGRGIYSNIRRTIHFLLSCNVGELLAVFTSFLLRLPLPLVAIQLLWVNLVTDSFPALALGVEPIDRGVMEKKPIRRGSSIFAHGLGWSILVEGCLIGALSLLAYTIGRVFFDANPASPVIGRTMGFAVLSLSQLAHAYNMRSDTHSLFEPGRPKNRKLTAATIACAAAMAAVVAVPSLAAVFKTAVLSPLQWLVTLALSVCPIAIVELEKGIQRGIHGHPQGAQKPLQKKKTSAGSAEAKRTEAS
- a CDS encoding DUF6514 family protein, with the translated sequence MTKEEIGKTAVGNTQLIYYVYGTDGSFGVAISEIKTESASGTVSGNRDRAVNLAQTLLRNTVFPENLSEVLEDYSFPD